The genomic region GTGCGTATCGAACACGCCGATGGCGGCCTTTTCGAAGGCACTCGTGTGGGTCGAAGCCTCGGCTTTCGGTCCGGTATCGTCGAGATCAACCGATGGCTGCGCGTGTGAGGATTCGGTGTTCATGATGTCGCTCCTTGTTCACAGATGCTGGGGCCTGTAGCGAATCGCCATACCCGGCCCCTCGGTGAACCATGCGGAGCATGCAGCGTGCCAGCCATAGCGGTGGTCTGCTGCAAGGTTTTGCGGGCGCAGCGAACGCCGCAATGCCGACACAGCGGTGAAAATGAACCGGGGCTTCCATGCGACTGGGGGATTCGAACCGCCTCGACCGGGTCGATCTGCAGGAGGGTCTCGCTCAGTCGCTCGTCTTCAAACCGTATTTCTGCACCCGGTAACGGAGCTTTTCTCGCGTCGTGCCGAGTACCCGCGCGGTCAGACTGACGTTGTCGTCGTTGCGCACCAGTGCCTCGGTCAGGATGCTGCGCTCCATCTCCTCGAGACTCATGCTGCCATCGAGCGGCAGGCAGATGCGATCGCTGTCGATCTCCGCTCCGGGCACCACCTGCCCCTGTGCCGAGTCGCGGTCGTCCAGATGCAACCACCGTTCGGAAAACGTCGGCCCATCGGCCAACAGGACACAGCGCTCGACGAGATTGCGCAGTTCGCGCACATTGCCCGGCCACGAATAGCCGGCGAGACGTCGCCACACGGTTGACGGCACGGTCTCCACGCGCTGCCCGGATCGGGCATTGAACTCGTCGATGAAGGCCGGCAACAGGTCCTCGAGGTCTTCCTTGCGGTCGCGCAGCGCGGGCACCGCCAGCCGGAACACCGCCAGTCGATGGTACAGGTCGGCGCGGAAATCCCCGCTGGACACACTGTCTTCGAGGTCGCGGTTGCTCGCCGCGATCACCTGGAGGTCGACTTCCAGTTCCCGGTCACCGCCCACGCGGCGGATCCGGCGGTCCTCGATGGCCTTGAGCAGTTTCGCCTGGAGATCCAGGTCCAGCTCGCCGAGTTCGTCCAGAAACAGGGTGCCGCCATTGGCCTGCTCGATGAGCCCCCGCCGCCGGTTCCTGGCGCCCGTGAAGGCCCCCGCCTCGTGGCCGAACAGTTCGGCCTCGAGCAGTTCCCGCGGAAGCGCGGCGCAATTGACTTCCACCAGCGGACCTTCGGCTCGCGGACCGGTATGGTGAAGGATGCGCGCGACCAGCCCCTTCCCGGTACCGGTTTCGCCGCTGATCAACAACGCCGAAAAAGGTACCCTGGCGAGTCGTGTCAACATGTCGCGCACGTCTTTTGCCGCCGGGCTGTGGCCGATGAATGCTGCCGGTGAGAAACGGTTTCCGCGCGCGCGCCCTTCATCCTGCAATCTCCTTTGTGCGCGCGCGCTGCGTGCCGCACCGGACACAACGATCTGCAGGCGCTCCTGCTCACAAGGCTTTTCCAGAAAATCAAAAGCTCCGAGCTTGAGCGCCCGCACCGATTCCGGCACCCCGCCGAACGCCGTCAGAAAGATCCATTCGCCGGCCATCCCGCGGGCGCGCACCTTTTCGAGCAGGTCGAGCGCATTGCCGTCCGGCAGATTCATGTCGGACAACACGACCAGGGGCTCAAGGTTGCGTTCGAACAGCAGGCGCGCGGCGGTCGCAAGGTCCGCTGCCAGTAAGGTCTCCCAGCCGGCGTCGGAAAATTCGTCGCACAGCTCCGCGCCGAGCAACGCCTCGTCCTCTATGACCAGCAGCGTGTCAGGCATTGTCATGATCCCCCGATTCAACGGCCGCGCCGCATGGCAGCGACATCGTGACCTGCGCACCCCGGGGTGAGCGGTTGTCGAGCTCCAGTTGTCCGTCCAGGTCGCGCACGAAGCGACGCACCATCGCCAGCCCAAGACCGGTCCCGCCGATGCGTCCGGTCGCGAAGGGACGAATCCCCGCCATCAGGGTCTCTTTGGGAAAACCCGGGCCGTCATCGGAGACGCTCATCACCAGATGCCCGTTTCTGCGGGTCGCCGAGACCTCCACCCGCCCCTCTTCGCCCTGTATCTGGACCGCATTGAGCAACAGGTTCAACAACGCCTGCCGGAACCCGGCGGCCGGCAGCACACAATGCAGGCCTTCGTCGACACTCACCTGTAATGCGAACTGACTCGGTACCTGGTAACGGAGCAGATCGAGGAGCTCGCGCACCGCGGCGGCGATATCGACGTCGACCATGGGCTCCGGGGCGTGGCGGGCAGCGTCCACCTGCTCGGTCAGGAGGTGATTGATGCGCTGCAGTTCCGAGATCACGGACGATATTCGATTCGCTTGATCGCCGTCCGCGATCTTGTTGCGCAGCTTCGAACACGCCAACTGTATGCCTGCCAGCGGGTTGCGCAGCTCGTGCGCCAGCCCCGCAGAGACCGCGCCGACCGCGGCAAGCCGCTCGGCCCGTGACAATTCGCGACTCTGCGCGAGCAGGGCTTCGGTCGCGGCGCGCACCCGCTGTTCCAGCAGGCGCTCACGATCCTGGTGTTCGGCTTCCAGTTCCTGCAGGCGGGAGACCATCGCGTTGTAGCTCTGAAACGCGGGCCGGGCCAGTTTGGTGGTATTCAGCAGGACCTCATCGGAAACCAGGCGAAAATCGCGTCCCGACAGCCGGTTGAGCAGATGTTGCAGATCCTTCAACGGTTGTGCCGTCCTGCGCTGCAACCAAATCGTTGCGATACCGCCCGCCAAAGGCAGTACCACCAACAACAGGACCGCCAGGCGCAGTTCCATCCGGGTGCTTTCGGTCACGTTCAGCAACAGCAGGTCGTGTTGCGCGCGTTCATCGGCGAGTACCGATCGCAGTTCGGTCAGTGTCTCGAACAGCGTCTCCACCGCGCTGGAGCCTGATGCCGTGATACGGTCGGCAACCCCGGCCAGACGGCGGTTCGTGTCGGGGTGCAGGGCGCCTTCAAGGGCAGCCACCTCGTGTAGATCGCCGCGAAGCCTGTCCATTTGCTCCCTGCCGACCCGTGCGCCTCGCAGTCCCTCCAGCAGGGTCTGTTCCATCGCCAGTCCGACGTCCTGAATGCGCGCGATATGCGCCAGGTGCTCCTGCACCGGTTGCAATCGTTCCAGATTGCGCCAGGACATCGCCACCAGCCCGCTGAGTACCAGGAGCACCAGCAGTGCCGAAAGACCGAGTGGGAGCCAGAAAAACTGCCGCATTGGAAAACGGCCCGAAGATTTGTGCGTCAACGATCCGAGCATTGCATACCCCGGACACCCCTGCCTCTATGATTGTCCCCGGTCATCGCGAGCACTCCGTATTCCCAAGGGTCACGCGGCCACCGTTTCCCTCATGTTCACACTGCAAACCCTATGCCGTGGCCCAGGGGCCCGCGACGCTGGATGGAGGCGCGGTCCAGCGACCCGACCTGGTTCACTATACGCAATGCCTGGTTGACTTGAACCACGCACATGACCCCAAGACACCCCGGCCACGGCGATCGCGCACCCGGTCTAGCCCGGAAAGGCGTCGGCGCGCGACAGACGTGATCGGTTGGCGGCGTCGCTGCCAGACAAGTAACGGGTCGCCGCCGACAAACCGGTGGACCTACCCGGGCCCCGGCCTGCCGTTTGAAAGGCCTCAAGACTGTTTCGGCCTCTGCCCAAGCGAATCCCCGCCCACTCATGGATTGCCGATCGCCGAAACATGCCCTCCAATACCATCGATCAGGTCATACACCGCATCGGCAGTGATCGGGTCACGCCGTGACAGCTTCAACGCCTGCTCAGCGAACTCGCTTCCGCCCGGTAGCGCCTGCAGATCCACGGAAGTGACACGCAACCATCGTCGGGCGAATTCCGGCCCATCACTCAATGCCTTGACAGCCCGGACCGCGTCTTCGTAGGCGGCGATCCAGTTGTTGGCCTTTAGAGTTGTCACCCATCTGATGCTCGCAAGTGCACTGCGCATCGCTTCGCTGATGCCCTGCCAATACGGAGGAGCGGGGTCGAGTGTACTCTCGGCCGAGACCAGATCACCACGGATCTTGCTGAGAGGTAACAGCGCAAAGCGGGTTGCCACGGCACGTTCCAGTCTGTCGAGCGCAGTCCGGGCGCGGGCCCTGTCGCTGTTCCACGCGGCGGTCTTCCCCTGTTCGATCGCCGATGTCGCCGCGTGATAGCGTTCGGCGGGCAACGAGATTCGGAACCCATCCAGCTCCGCCTGCAGCGGCACCCAGAGTTCCCTGTCGATCGAGTTGTCGTGGCGTTTGAGGTCTTCTCTGATGATGGCCGATTGCTGCAGCAATGCATGCATTGCGGTTGGCTTGTACAGAGCATCGACGATGTTGTTCGCGTTGTTCAATCCGAGTCGGGTATCGATTTCGTTGTGCTGTTGTGCGGAGCGCAGCACCATCAATAGATCTTTGTACAGTGCCCGCGCCGTCCCCAGCGATTTCCTATCGATGCCTTCTATGGGGCGCACGGTCTCGACTGCAGTCGCGCCGGAAAAATGCTGTGCAATCGTCGTCGCCTCCGTGTTGGAGGAGAAGCCGTTCGCCGGAGGACCCGGGAGTGGCGGCGGTGTTGCGTCCATTGCGGTATTGTCTGCCGCTTGCACAGTGGTCATGCATAGGGTGCCGATCAACAGTACCGTTGCGAATCGATTTATCGGGTGACTATTCATCAATACGCCTCCAATCGTCGAATGTGGGGTCTCACTGCTTCCCGACGGAGTACCGAGTCGATCCGGATCCGACCTGCAAGGTGGTTGGCGTGACTCGCGAACCGCATCCGCTGTTCAGCAGGCGTTCACGGGAACCCGTTGCAGATTGGGGGCCACCAGTCCGCTGCCCGGGATCCACCTGCCGGAGACCGCGCCACTCGGCCCGTGTTGCCTCGCATGCGGTCGACTTGGGTCTATCGGTTCAGTGGCGTCGGCGCAGACTCCCGAGTGCCCGCGCCCGTCGGTCAGTGGTGGCGCCGGCCCGGAAGCGGGAACCTGAACATGCGGCGCAGGGTGTCGTCGCCCTGCCAGTGATGGATTAGCGCCATCGCCACGTGCCCCACGACGTAGACCCACATCAGGGTCCCGGACGCACGATGCACAAGCAGGGCGCCTTTCGAGTACCCGGTCAATTGGCCGTTGGTAGACATCCCCAACCAGACGAGGGTGCCGGTCAGGGCCATCAACAGGGTGCACAGCGCACCGAGCCCATGGATCGTGCGAGCGACCGGCTCGCTGTCGACGGCGGTCGGCATGCACCTGCTTCGCAAGGCCGCGAAGGCGCCCAGGCCCGCCGTCAGCAGGTCGCGACGTCGGACAGGCGTGAACCACGGGTACAACGCACCCGGACCCTTCTCGCGGCGACGGATGGCCAACCACAGGAACCATGCGAGCACCCAAGGCAACAGGAACATCCCCGAAAACACATGGACATCGAATCCACCTGCCGCGATCGACGGACGCGCAAGGCCCGGCCGCGGTCTCTGCATGAACGTCGCCAGCAGCAGTTGCATACACACGCCTGCTGCGAGACCGAGGTGCAGAACGCGCGTGACGACTGAGGGCGGGAGCGGTCGATTCAAGTTCTTTCCCCTGGAACACCCGTGCCGGTTCGATGTGTCAAAGGTCGCTTGGCGCAACACTGCGATGACACCCGGCGCATGCAGATGCTGATCGCCTGATATCCCGGGGTGCCAAGACCGCGGTGGGGCTACCGAGTATGCGCGGGCCTGGGCCGCCAACGGGCGGCCCGCGGTTTTCATCCCAGCCCGGGCAGAAGGACCTTCAGGCCGTGCGTGATGAACTCCACGGCAATGGCCGCGAGCAGCAGCCCCATGATACGCGTGGCAATGTTCATGCCGGTCGTGCCCAGGACGACCGCAACGCGGTCACCGACCCGGAGCGCCAGCCACACCAGTCCTGCGACCAGCCAGACCTCCAGCACCAGGAGGCCAGTACCGGCCCAGCCCGTTCCCGCATGGGCGTAGATGATTACAGTGCTGATGGCGCCAGGTCCCGCCAACAAGGGTATCCCCAAAGGCACCACCCCCACCTGCTCCTTTTCGTGCGCCTCGTCGGCCTCCTCGTCAGTGTGACGTGCGCCACTCATCCGGGCATGCAACATCGCGATCGCCATCAACAGGATCAACACGCCGCCGCCGACCTTGAAGGCGGGCAGACCGATACCGAACAAGCGCAAGAGCGTCTCTCCGCCCAGCGCGGATGCGCTTAGCACCGCGGCAACCGTGAGCGCCGCGCGATGCGCGGTCGCACGGCGTTGTAGCGGATCTTCGCCACCGGCGAGCGCGGCGAACGCCGATACCGCCAGCAAGGGATTCACGATGACGATGAGTCCGACCAACGTATGCAGCCCGTCCATCCAATCCACCATATCGATCGCCTCCGCCAAGCTGTTCCAGCATCTCCGACAATGCGCAAGGATCGTCGGTCAAGCATCCCTCCGCCGCGCGCCTGCCGCCTACGCACCGAGTCCTGGGTAACCGGAACATCCGTGGCGGATGATCGGCTCTTTGACCGGACAGGTTACCCAGCATGCACGATCCGGTCCGGACAAACCGGCACTGTTCGAGGCGCAAGGCACCCGGAACGGCCCCCGATCAGTGCGTGCATGGTGGCTGTCACCCAGGTCCAGTGGTTGATTCCCCCCAGTGGGCCCCGCACAACGGCCTCGATGTCTTGCCGCTCAGCGATTGCGGGCGCCTGCGGAGATGGAACGGACCTTGAATGTGCGGAGGTAGAACCCTTCTCGCACCGGAGGATACCGCGATGAACGCAATCAAGGCGCTCGGCACACTTGGCCAGTCGGTCTGGCTGGACTCGGTCCGTCGGGCGTTTCTCGACAGTGGCGGGCTCCAGAGACTGATCGACGACGATGGTGTTACCGGTGTGACGACCAATCCCGCGATCTTCGAAAGGGCCATCGCCGGTAGTCGCGACTATGCTTCGGCCATCGCCGCACTTGCGTACCGCGATACCCTGGACGACGAAGCCCTGTATGAAAGCCTGGCGATGGCGGACGTACAGCGGGTCGCAGACTTGTTGTTACCCGTGTACCGACGCACCAACGGGCGTGAGGGCTATGTCAGCCTGGAGGTGTCGCCGTTGTTGAGTCAGGACACCTTGGCGACGGCCGCGGCCGCACGGCGTCTGTGGAAGGAAGTCGATCGACCCAACCTCATGATCAAGATCCCAGCTACGGCTGCTGGTGTGCCGGCCTTCGAGGAACTCGTCGCCGAGGGATTGAACGTCAATGTCACGCTGTTGTTCTCGTTGGACACGTACGAACAGGTGGCTGCGTCGTACATCCGGGGTATCCAGGAAAGACACGCAGCCGGTCAGCCGCTCACGTGCTGCGCATCGGTTGCGAGCTTCTTTCTCAGTCGCATCGACACGGCGGTGGATGCGCACATCGAGGCACTGCTGGCGAACACGCACGACCCTGTGGACCGTGCGATCCTACAATCCGTGCGTGGACAAACGGCCATCGCGTGCGCGCGCCTGGCCTATCAACGTTGGAAGGCGATGTTCAACACGCCGGGTTGGAAGGCGTTGGAGGCCGCCGGCGCTCGGCCTCAACGTCTGTTGTGGGCGAGCACCAGCACCAAGAATCCGGCATACAGTGATGTCAGATATGTGGAAACCCTGATCGGGCCGGAAACGGTCAACACGATTCCACCCGCGACGCTGGATGCATTTCGCGACCATGGACATGCACAGGTTTCGCTCGAAGAAGGCGTAGATGCAGCGGCACTGACCCTGCGCAACCTGGACCGACTGGGCATCGATCTGAGCGCGCTCACCGCCGATCTGTTGGCAGAGGGGCTCACGCAGTTCTCTACGGCTTACAACCGGCTGCTCGATGCGGTATCCGCGGCAAGGACCAGGGTCCTGACGACGCCGGCCGACAGGCAAAGCGCGCAACTACCCTCTGTCCTGAGTACCCGCGTGCGCCAGGTACTCAAAGATTGGCGCGACGATCGCAAGGTGCAGCGCCTATGGTCACGCGACGCCACGCTCTGGACCGGACGTGGAGAGAACAAATGGCTGGAGTGGCTGGACATCGTCCCCGCACAGATCGGGCGCCTCGGCGAACTGCGAAACATAGGACACCTGTTCGAAGGCCGCTATTTCAATCATCTGGTATTGCTGGGGATGGGGGGCTCCAGTCTCGCAGCCGAGGTGATCGCTGGCGTGCTCGGCAATGCACCCGCTCACCCCGAACTGATCGTGCTCGACAGTACCGACCCTGACCAGCTCCAGCACATCGAACAGAAACTGGACGTCGCACGCACCTTGTTCATTGTGGCCAGCAAGTCCGGCACGACCTTGGAAACCCGGATGCTCGCAGACTACTTCCTCGAGCGGGTGGCCAACGAGATCGGTCAGCATCAGGCAGCAAGCCACTTTGTCGCCATAACCGATCAAGGGTCACCGCTGGAAAGATTCGCCTCGGCACGGGACTTTCGGGCGATTTACCATGGTCGTCGCGGAATCGGGGGTCGGTACTCCGCGTTGTCCGACTTCGGGATGGTCCCGGCGGCGATGCTCGGAGTCGACATCGAACGCTTTCTGGAGCGCACCGCCGTTATGGTGGAGGCCTGTTCGGCCGCAACCCCGGTCGAAGAAAACCCGGCAGTCGCATTGGGGGTGCTGTTGGGCACGGCTCGGCAGGCGGGCTGGGACAAGGTGACCTTTATCGCCACTCCCGGCATCGAATCGCTGAGCGCCTGGCTCGAACAACTGCTGGCCGAATCCACCGGAAAGCTTGGCACAGGACTGATTCCCGTCAGTGGCGAGGATGTCGAACCACCCTCACGGTATGGAGAGGATCGCCTGTTCGTGCACCTGCGCATAGCGGCCGATGCAGACCCTGTTCAGGATGATGCCGTCGACCAGCTGAGTGCTGCAGGACATCCCGTTCTGCGCATTGATGTCGACGATCGCTACGATATCGGCCAGGAATTCTACCGATGGGAGATGGCGACCGCTGTCGCGGGCGCCGTGCTGCATCTCAATCCCTTTGACCAACCGGACGTCGAAGGAGCCAAACTCGCGGCACGCCAACTGGCCGTTGACGTTACGCGTCGCAGCGGGCTGGCGGACGGAACTCCGGTCGCCGACAGCAACGGACTTTCCCTGTATGCGACGGCGGAGTATGCGGCAGCCCTTGGCAGATTCCCGGGAAGCACCGATCGGTTCAATGGGTTGTTGGCCGCGCACCTGGGACAGCTGAGACCGAACGACTACTTCGCCCTGCTCGGATACCTGGATCGAGCCGACCCCGAGGTTGCGCAGTTGTTGGAACAGATTCGACACGCGGTGCGGGCGCATCACCGAAATGCGACCTGTGTTGGCTACGGTCCACGGTACCTGCACGCGACAGGCCAGGTCTACAAGGGCGGACCGAACACCGGTGTGTTCGTGGTGCTTACCCGAGACGTGCAATGCGATCTGCAACCATCGGACAGTGGGCCGAGCTTCGGTACCACGCAACTGGCGCAGGCGATCGCTGATCAGCGGGAGCTGGCTGCCCGCGGACGCCGTGTTGTACGGGTGCACCTCGGTGCAGACCCGGTTGCCGGACTCCGGCGCCTGCTTCGGCTGATCCAGGGCCAGTGATTGGCCGATATTCCCCGGTTCATATTGACCAAAGCGCTGTGTCGAACTCGGGCATGCCAACAAAGTACCGCACGATAACCGTGCCGTCCCGGTGGCATCGAGTTTGCACCGCGGAGTACAGGCCCGCTTTCTCGCCGGGTCGACCGTTCGTTCCAATCGAAATCGAGGAGAATCATCATGCGAGGCACCAAAAAAAACGTGTTCAGTACGCTCGGAGTTTCCCTGTTGACCGCGGCATTCGGTATCGCCCAGCCCGTTGTCGCTGCCACCGCATCCGCCTACCTGACCGACGGATCGGGTCAACCGGTACGCTCGGGTGCCGGAGGCTGCGTCGACAGCGGCTCATGGAAGGAATCGATGCCTACCTGTCCCGAACCCACATTGGTCGTCGAGGAAGGACGGGCGATGATCGTGTTTGCCGCCGATGACTCGGCATTCTTTGGATTCGACAAGGTCAAACTCAGTGACGAGACAAAAGCGGATCTCGACAGCATTATCGATGCGGTGGAGGATGCCGACCTGATCCACGCCGTCACGATCACAGGGCACGCAGATAAACTGGGACCGACTCCTTACAATGAACGGCTCGCACTGCGCCGCGCTCAAGCCGTCAAGGACTACCTCGTGTCCAGGGGAATCCCGGCCGAGCGCATCGCCACCGCCAGCGATGGAAGCTCCGCGCCGCTCGTGACCTGTCCGGGGATCCGG from Chromatiaceae bacterium harbors:
- a CDS encoding sigma-54-dependent Fis family transcriptional regulator → MPDTLLVIEDEALLGAELCDEFSDAGWETLLAADLATAARLLFERNLEPLVVLSDMNLPDGNALDLLEKVRARGMAGEWIFLTAFGGVPESVRALKLGAFDFLEKPCEQERLQIVVSGAARSARAQRRLQDEGRARGNRFSPAAFIGHSPAAKDVRDMLTRLARVPFSALLISGETGTGKGLVARILHHTGPRAEGPLVEVNCAALPRELLEAELFGHEAGAFTGARNRRRGLIEQANGGTLFLDELGELDLDLQAKLLKAIEDRRIRRVGGDRELEVDLQVIAASNRDLEDSVSSGDFRADLYHRLAVFRLAVPALRDRKEDLEDLLPAFIDEFNARSGQRVETVPSTVWRRLAGYSWPGNVRELRNLVERCVLLADGPTFSERWLHLDDRDSAQGQVVPGAEIDSDRICLPLDGSMSLEEMERSILTEALVRNDDNVSLTARVLGTTREKLRYRVQKYGLKTSD
- a CDS encoding ATP-binding protein, encoding MRQFFWLPLGLSALLVLLVLSGLVAMSWRNLERLQPVQEHLAHIARIQDVGLAMEQTLLEGLRGARVGREQMDRLRGDLHEVAALEGALHPDTNRRLAGVADRITASGSSAVETLFETLTELRSVLADERAQHDLLLLNVTESTRMELRLAVLLLVVLPLAGGIATIWLQRRTAQPLKDLQHLLNRLSGRDFRLVSDEVLLNTTKLARPAFQSYNAMVSRLQELEAEHQDRERLLEQRVRAATEALLAQSRELSRAERLAAVGAVSAGLAHELRNPLAGIQLACSKLRNKIADGDQANRISSVISELQRINHLLTEQVDAARHAPEPMVDVDIAAAVRELLDLLRYQVPSQFALQVSVDEGLHCVLPAAGFRQALLNLLLNAVQIQGEEGRVEVSATRRNGHLVMSVSDDGPGFPKETLMAGIRPFATGRIGGTGLGLAMVRRFVRDLDGQLELDNRSPRGAQVTMSLPCGAAVESGDHDNA
- a CDS encoding cytochrome b/b6 domain-containing protein — encoded protein: MNRPLPPSVVTRVLHLGLAAGVCMQLLLATFMQRPRPGLARPSIAAGGFDVHVFSGMFLLPWVLAWFLWLAIRRREKGPGALYPWFTPVRRRDLLTAGLGAFAALRSRCMPTAVDSEPVARTIHGLGALCTLLMALTGTLVWLGMSTNGQLTGYSKGALLVHRASGTLMWVYVVGHVAMALIHHWQGDDTLRRMFRFPLPGRRHH
- a CDS encoding NAAT family transporter; its protein translation is MVDWMDGLHTLVGLIVIVNPLLAVSAFAALAGGEDPLQRRATAHRAALTVAAVLSASALGGETLLRLFGIGLPAFKVGGGVLILLMAIAMLHARMSGARHTDEEADEAHEKEQVGVVPLGIPLLAGPGAISTVIIYAHAGTGWAGTGLLVLEVWLVAGLVWLALRVGDRVAVVLGTTGMNIATRIMGLLLAAIAVEFITHGLKVLLPGLG
- a CDS encoding bifunctional transaldolase/phosoglucose isomerase, which translates into the protein MNAIKALGTLGQSVWLDSVRRAFLDSGGLQRLIDDDGVTGVTTNPAIFERAIAGSRDYASAIAALAYRDTLDDEALYESLAMADVQRVADLLLPVYRRTNGREGYVSLEVSPLLSQDTLATAAAARRLWKEVDRPNLMIKIPATAAGVPAFEELVAEGLNVNVTLLFSLDTYEQVAASYIRGIQERHAAGQPLTCCASVASFFLSRIDTAVDAHIEALLANTHDPVDRAILQSVRGQTAIACARLAYQRWKAMFNTPGWKALEAAGARPQRLLWASTSTKNPAYSDVRYVETLIGPETVNTIPPATLDAFRDHGHAQVSLEEGVDAAALTLRNLDRLGIDLSALTADLLAEGLTQFSTAYNRLLDAVSAARTRVLTTPADRQSAQLPSVLSTRVRQVLKDWRDDRKVQRLWSRDATLWTGRGENKWLEWLDIVPAQIGRLGELRNIGHLFEGRYFNHLVLLGMGGSSLAAEVIAGVLGNAPAHPELIVLDSTDPDQLQHIEQKLDVARTLFIVASKSGTTLETRMLADYFLERVANEIGQHQAASHFVAITDQGSPLERFASARDFRAIYHGRRGIGGRYSALSDFGMVPAAMLGVDIERFLERTAVMVEACSAATPVEENPAVALGVLLGTARQAGWDKVTFIATPGIESLSAWLEQLLAESTGKLGTGLIPVSGEDVEPPSRYGEDRLFVHLRIAADADPVQDDAVDQLSAAGHPVLRIDVDDRYDIGQEFYRWEMATAVAGAVLHLNPFDQPDVEGAKLAARQLAVDVTRRSGLADGTPVADSNGLSLYATAEYAAALGRFPGSTDRFNGLLAAHLGQLRPNDYFALLGYLDRADPEVAQLLEQIRHAVRAHHRNATCVGYGPRYLHATGQVYKGGPNTGVFVVLTRDVQCDLQPSDSGPSFGTTQLAQAIADQRELAARGRRVVRVHLGADPVAGLRRLLRLIQGQ
- a CDS encoding OmpA family protein, giving the protein MRGTKKNVFSTLGVSLLTAAFGIAQPVVAATASAYLTDGSGQPVRSGAGGCVDSGSWKESMPTCPEPTLVVEEGRAMIVFAADDSAFFGFDKVKLSDETKADLDSIIDAVEDADLIHAVTITGHADKLGPTPYNERLALRRAQAVKDYLVSRGIPAERIATASDGSSAPLVTCPGIRSENKLIRCLAPNRRVDIEAVLADSVDVATVSLTPPG